The following proteins are encoded in a genomic region of Magallana gigas chromosome 1, xbMagGiga1.1, whole genome shotgun sequence:
- the LOC105327476 gene encoding uncharacterized protein isoform X1, translating to MTQTTHIMDTASSQYITASSPYGVNQCSKCPGDTAYYCVSCPCDLCPQCKENHVKDLQTIDHDVVSHRDQINYIPTQEICVRHPSHVYTKYCEPCQVPVCDFWFGHKSHKLPVRSFLFGKKPHKIQDLQKAYKTKRQQHRGTIHTIRSEALFYRPVLLTGIKADVKTCHTEFSPLQSEMLTKAQNLKELIDYVVYDLLNNVLCYFDFKHRCKKQKIKMIRHIVRLRRYEHRYVQPAFTFSALQFLSFTKTALPQIHLTLHTSQLSMTESLNKEDVMESLSAIQITERGNRRVGNQCLLKLTSGAELHQSLTVTGVYPCYHISCVTSDRVWVSDDRKHLMLTDTTGVSLHLVGDSCSYLFGFHTVNSESELIYIDRNYNINKLSKDMKTTTTFIETTDSTWRPRCVYWSPSTGDLLVGMYNRDTETGKVTRYNQSGQLTQTIQYHNTGRGLYSRPIYITENNNGDVVVSDYGSHAVVVTERGGRHRFSYTGHPSGSGLWPWGICTDALSHILVCDYITSTVQMINKDGQFLSHLLTKSQEMGVPGSLSYDVNTHRLWVGSVDNKKVCVYRYITRQDALTDEHRPRPDGDTRYRTPRQNTTHQLNENEHRPRPDEEAMSSSTPAV from the exons ATGACCCAGACCACCCACATCATGGACACAGCAAGCTCCCAATACATCACAGCAAGCTCCCCATACGGAGTAAATCAGTGTTCTAAGTGTCCGGGGGACACAGCGTACTattgtgtatcgtgtccatgtgatctgtgtccccagtgtaaagagaaccatgtaaaagatctccaaacaatagaccatgatgttgtgtcacaccgtgatcaaatcaactacatcccaacacaagagatctgtgtgagacatccTAGCCATGTTTATACAAAGTACTGTGAACCTTGTCAAGTTCCTGTGTGTGATTTTTGGTTTGGACATAAATCACACAAACTCCCTGTCAGAAGTTTTCTCTttggaaaaaaaccccacaaaattCAGGATCTGCAAAAAGCTTATAAAACAAagcgacaacaacacagaggaaccattcacaccatcagaagtgaggctctcttttacagacctgttctcctgACAGGAATCAAAGCTGATGTCAAAACCTGTCACACAGAATTCTCCCCCCttcaatcagagatgttaacaaaggcccagAACCTGAAGGAACTCATTGACTATGTGGTATATGATCTATTGAACAATGTGTTATgttactttgatttcaaacacagatgtaaaaaacaaaagataaaaatgatcaGACATATTGTCAGACTAAGGAGATATGAACACAGATATGTACAGCCAGCATTCACATTCAGTGCGCTACAATTCCTCTCATTCACAAAGACAGCCCTCCCCCAGATACATCttacactccacaccagccagctctccatgactgagtcactcaacaaggaggatgtgatggagtcactgagtgcaatccaaatcacagagagaggaaaccgacgcgtaggaaaccagtgtctgctgaaactgacgtctggtgctgagctccatcaatctctcacagtgacaggtgttTATCCttgttatcacatttcctgtgtgacatcagaccgggtctgggtcagtgatgatAGAAAACAtctcatgttgacagacacaacaggtgtctcTCTACATCTTGTGGGGGATTCATGTAGTTATTTATTTGGATtccacacagtgaacagtgagagtgaactgatttatatagataggaattataacatcaacaaactgtcaaaggatatgaaaacaaccaccacatttatagagacaacagactctacatggagaccacggtgtgtgtactggtccccgtccactggggatctactggtcgggatgtataACAGAGATACAgagacaggcaaggtaacccggtacaaccagagtggacaactcacacaaaccatacagtACCACAACACAGGACGGGGACTGTATAGTAGACCtatctatataacagagaacaacaatggggatgtcgtggtgtctgactatGGGTCTcatgctgtagtggtgacagagcgtggaggaagacatcgtttctcctacacaggacatccatcaggatcaggactaTGGCCATggggaatctgtactgacgcgctgtcacacatcctggtgtgtgattaTATAACCAGCACAGTACAGATGATAAataaggacggtcagttcctgtcacatctactgacaaaATCACAAGAGATGGGTGTACCAGggagcctgagttatgatgtcaacactcaccgtctctgggtcggatcagtGGACAACAAGAaggtgtgtgtctacaggtatatcaccagacaggacgctctgacag atgaacacagacCCCGTCCTGATGGAGACACCCGATACAGGACACCTCGTCAAAACACAACTCATCAACTAAACGAAA atgaacacagacCCCGTCCTGATGAGGAGGCCATGTCCAGCTCAACACCAGCCGTATAA
- the LOC105327476 gene encoding uncharacterized protein isoform X2, with protein sequence MTQTTHIMDTASSQYITASSPYGVNQCSKCPGDTAYYCVSCPCDLCPQCKENHVKDLQTIDHDVVSHRDQINYIPTQEICVRHPSHVYTKYCEPCQVPVCDFWFGHKSHKLPVRSFLFGKKPHKIQDLQKAYKTKRQQHRGTIHTIRSEALFYRPVLLTGIKADVKTCHTEFSPLQSEMLTKAQNLKELIDYVVYDLLNNVLCYFDFKHRCKKQKIKMIRHIVRLRRYEHRYVQPAFTFSALQFLSFTKTALPQIHLTLHTSQLSMTESLNKEDVMESLSAIQITERGNRRVGNQCLLKLTSGAELHQSLTVTGVYPCYHISCVTSDRVWVSDDRKHLMLTDTTGVSLHLVGDSCSYLFGFHTVNSESELIYIDRNYNINKLSKDMKTTTTFIETTDSTWRPRCVYWSPSTGDLLVGMYNRDTETGKVTRYNQSGQLTQTIQYHNTGRGLYSRPIYITENNNGDVVVSDYGSHAVVVTERGGRHRFSYTGHPSGSGLWPWGICTDALSHILVCDYITSTVQMINKDGQFLSHLLTKSQEMGVPGSLSYDVNTHRLWVGSVDNKKVCVYRYITRQDALTDEHRPRPDEEAMSSSTPAV encoded by the exons ATGACCCAGACCACCCACATCATGGACACAGCAAGCTCCCAATACATCACAGCAAGCTCCCCATACGGAGTAAATCAGTGTTCTAAGTGTCCGGGGGACACAGCGTACTattgtgtatcgtgtccatgtgatctgtgtccccagtgtaaagagaaccatgtaaaagatctccaaacaatagaccatgatgttgtgtcacaccgtgatcaaatcaactacatcccaacacaagagatctgtgtgagacatccTAGCCATGTTTATACAAAGTACTGTGAACCTTGTCAAGTTCCTGTGTGTGATTTTTGGTTTGGACATAAATCACACAAACTCCCTGTCAGAAGTTTTCTCTttggaaaaaaaccccacaaaattCAGGATCTGCAAAAAGCTTATAAAACAAagcgacaacaacacagaggaaccattcacaccatcagaagtgaggctctcttttacagacctgttctcctgACAGGAATCAAAGCTGATGTCAAAACCTGTCACACAGAATTCTCCCCCCttcaatcagagatgttaacaaaggcccagAACCTGAAGGAACTCATTGACTATGTGGTATATGATCTATTGAACAATGTGTTATgttactttgatttcaaacacagatgtaaaaaacaaaagataaaaatgatcaGACATATTGTCAGACTAAGGAGATATGAACACAGATATGTACAGCCAGCATTCACATTCAGTGCGCTACAATTCCTCTCATTCACAAAGACAGCCCTCCCCCAGATACATCttacactccacaccagccagctctccatgactgagtcactcaacaaggaggatgtgatggagtcactgagtgcaatccaaatcacagagagaggaaaccgacgcgtaggaaaccagtgtctgctgaaactgacgtctggtgctgagctccatcaatctctcacagtgacaggtgttTATCCttgttatcacatttcctgtgtgacatcagaccgggtctgggtcagtgatgatAGAAAACAtctcatgttgacagacacaacaggtgtctcTCTACATCTTGTGGGGGATTCATGTAGTTATTTATTTGGATtccacacagtgaacagtgagagtgaactgatttatatagataggaattataacatcaacaaactgtcaaaggatatgaaaacaaccaccacatttatagagacaacagactctacatggagaccacggtgtgtgtactggtccccgtccactggggatctactggtcgggatgtataACAGAGATACAgagacaggcaaggtaacccggtacaaccagagtggacaactcacacaaaccatacagtACCACAACACAGGACGGGGACTGTATAGTAGACCtatctatataacagagaacaacaatggggatgtcgtggtgtctgactatGGGTCTcatgctgtagtggtgacagagcgtggaggaagacatcgtttctcctacacaggacatccatcaggatcaggactaTGGCCATggggaatctgtactgacgcgctgtcacacatcctggtgtgtgattaTATAACCAGCACAGTACAGATGATAAataaggacggtcagttcctgtcacatctactgacaaaATCACAAGAGATGGGTGTACCAGggagcctgagttatgatgtcaacactcaccgtctctgggtcggatcagtGGACAACAAGAaggtgtgtgtctacaggtatatcaccagacaggacgctctgacag atgaacacagacCCCGTCCTGATGAGGAGGCCATGTCCAGCTCAACACCAGCCGTATAA